One segment of Nomascus leucogenys isolate Asia chromosome 20, Asia_NLE_v1, whole genome shotgun sequence DNA contains the following:
- the LOC115831736 gene encoding uncharacterized protein KIAA0232-like isoform X1: MQSSGIETLVEELCSRLKDLQSKQEEKIHKKLEGSPSPEAELSPPAKDQVEMYYEAFPPLSEKPVCLQEIMTVWNKSKVCSYSSSSSSSTAPPASTDTSSPKDCNSESEVTKERSSEVPTTVHEKTQSKSKNEKENKFSNGTIEEKPALYKKQIRHKPEGKIRPRSWSSGSSEAGSSSSGNQGELKASMKYVKVRHKAREIRNKKGRNGQSRLSLKHGEKAERNIHTGSSSSSSSGSVKQLCKRGKRPLKEIGRKDPGSTEGRDLYMENRNDTEYKEEPLWYTEPIAEYFVPLSRKSKLETTYRNRQDTSDLTSEAVEELSESVHGLCISNNNLHKTYLAAGTFIDGHFVEMPAVINEDIDLTGTSLCSLPEDNKYLDDIHLSELTHFYEVDIDQSMLDPGASETMQGESRILNMIRQKSKENTDFEAECCIVLDGMELQGERAIWTDSTSSVGAEGLFLQDLGNLAQFWECCSSSSGDADGESFGGDSPVRLSPILDSTVLNSHLLAGNQELFSDINEGSGINSCFSVFEVQCSNSVLPFSFETLNLGNENTDSSANMLGKTQSRLLIWTKNSAFEENEHCSNLSTRTCSPWSHSEETRSDNETLNIQFEESTQFNAEDINYVVPRVSSNYVDEELLDFLQDETCQQNSRTLGEIPTLVFKKTSKLESVCGIQLEQKTENKNFETTQVCNESPHGDGYSSGVIKDIWTKMADTNSVATVEIERTDAELFSADVNNYCCCLDAEAELETLQEPDKAVRRSEYHLWEGQKESLEKRAFASSELSNVDGGDYTTPSKPWDVAQDKENTFILGGVYGELKTFNSDGEWAVVPPSHTKGSLLQCAASDVVTIAGTDVFMTPGNSFAPGHRQLWKPFVSFEQNDQPKSGENGLNKGFSFIFHEDLLGACGNFQVEDPGLEYSFSSFDLSNPFSQVLHVECSFEPEGIASFSPSFKPKSILCSDSDSEVFHPRICGVDRTQYRAIRISPRTHFRPISASELSPGGGSESEFESEKDETNIPIPSQVDIFEDPQADLKPLEEDAEKEGHYYGKSELESGKFLPRLKKSGMEKSAQTSLDSQEESTGILSVGKQNQCLECSMNESLEIDLESSEANCKIMAQCEEEINNFCGCKAGCQFPAYEDNPVSSGQLEEIGKKEKEERSKILHHTTTIFLRFLFPVLNTDMQGMNRSQEKQTWWEKALYSPLFPASECEGVFCL; encoded by the exons ATGCAGAGCTCTGGTATCGAGACTTTAGTGGAGGAGCTCTGCTCCAGACTGAAAGACCTTCAGAGTAAGCAAG AAGAGAAGATTCACAAAAAGTTAGAGGGGTCTCCCTCTCCAGAGGCAGAATTATCCCCTCCAGCAAAGGATCAAGTGGAAAT GTACTATGAAGCATTTCCACCACTTTCTGAGAAACCAGTTTGCCTGCAAGAAATCATGACTGTGTGGAACAAGTCTAAAGTCTGTTCTTACTCTAGCTCTTCTTCATCATCCACAGCCCCACCAGCTAGCACAGATACTTCCTCTCCTAAGGACTGCAACAGTGAAAGTGAAGTCACCAAGGAAAGAAGCAGTGAAGTACCCACCACTGTGCATGAGAAAACCCAGAGCAAAAGCAAAAAcgagaaggaaaacaaatttagTAATGGCACAATTGAAGAAAAGCCTGCTTTGTACAAAAAGCAAATCCGACATAAACCTGAAGGAAAGATTCGCCCTCGCTCATGGTCTTCTGGCTCCAGTGAAGCAGGCTCAAGTTCCAGTGGGAATCAGGGAGAATTAAAAGCATCCATGAAGTATGTTAAAGTAAGACACAAGGCACGAGAGATTCGAAACAAAAAAGGGCGGAATGGGCAAAGCAGGCTTTCTTTGAAGCATGGTGAGAAGGCTGAAAGAAACATTCATACTGGAAGTAGTAGCAGTAGCAGCAGTGGTTCTGTCAAACAGCTGTGCAAGCGGGGTAAGAGACCTTTAAAAGAAATCGGGAGAAAAGATCCTGGGAGCACTGAAGGAAGAGACCTGTACATGGAGAACAGAAATGACACAGAGTATAAAGAGGAGCCCTTGTGGTACACCGAGCCAATTGCTGAATATTTTGTTCCTCTGAGCAGAAAAAGTAAACTAGAGACCACATACCGAAACAGACAAGACACAAGTGATCTGACATCAGAGGCAGTGGAAGAATTGTCTGAATCAGTGCATGGTCTTTGTATCAGCAACAATAATCTTCATAAAACATACCTCGCAGCAGGTACTTTCATTGATGGTCATTTTGTAGAAATGCCTGCAGTTATAAATGAGGATATTGACCTCACTGGGACCTCATTATGTTCTCTACCAGAGGACAATAAATACCTAGATGATATTCATCTGTCAGAATTAACGCACTTCTATGAAGTGGATATTGATCAATCCATGTTGGATCCTGGTGCCTCAGAAACAATGCAAGGAGAAAGTCGGATTTTGAATATGATTCgacaaaaaagcaaagagaacacAGATTTTGAGGCAGAATGTTGCATAGTGTTAGATGGTATGGAGTTGCAAGGGGAACGTGCAATATGGACAGATTCTACCAGCTCCGTAGGTGCTGAGGGCTTATTCCTGCAGGACCTTGGCAATCTGGCTCAGTTTTGGGAGTGCTGTTCATCCAGCTCCGGTGATGCTGATGGGGAGAGTTTTGGAGGAGACTCTCCAGTTAGACTGTCTCCCATCTTAGACAGCACAGTGCTCAATTCACACCTGCTTGCTGGCAATCAAGAGCTCTTTTCAGATATTAATGAAGGATCTGGTATAAACTCTTGTTTTTCAGTGTTTGAAGTGCAATGCAGTAATTCtgttttaccattttcttttgaaacactCAACTTGGGAAATGAAAATACAGATTCTAGTGCTAATATGCTTGGGAAAACACAGTCTAGATTGCTAATATGGACCAAAAATAGTGCctttgaagaaaatgaacactGTTCTAATCTTTCAACAAGAACTTGTAGTCCGTGGTCCCATTCAGAAGAAACACGTTCAGACAATGAAACATTAAATATTCAGTTTGAAGAATCCACACAGTTTAATGCCGAAGATATTAATTATGTAGTTCCTAGAGTCTCGTCAAATTATGTAGATGAAGAACTTCTAGATTTTTTGCAAGATGAAACTTGCCAGCAAAACAGTAGAACTTTAGGTGAGATTCCTACATTAGTTTTCAAAAAAACATCTAAACTAGAATCCGTCTGTGGTATTCAGCtagaacaaaaaacagaaaacaaaaattttgaaactACACAAGTATGTAATGAAAGTCCACATGGAGATGGCTACAGCTCAGGGGTTATTAAAGACATTTGGACAAAGATGGCAGACACAAATTCTGTGGCTACAGTAGAAATAGAAAGAACTGATGCTGAGTTGTTTTCGGCAGATGTAAATAACTACTGCTGCTGTCTAGATGCTGAAGCTGAACTGGAGACCCTTCAGGAGCCTGATAAGGCTGTGCGGAGGTCAGAGTACCATCTGTGGGAGGGACAGAAAGAGAGCCTGGAGAAAAGAGCATTTGCTTCTAGTGAGCTATCAAACGTGGATGGTGGTGATTATACAACACCCTCTAAACCCTGGGATGTAGCCCAAGATAAAGAAAACACATTCATTCTTGGAGGAGTTTATGGAGAACTCAAAACCTTCAATAGTGATGGGGAATGGGCAGTCGTACCACCTAGCCACACAAAAGGAAGTCTGTTACAGTGTGCAGCTTCTGATGTTGTGACGATAGCTGGTACAGATGTCTTTATGACCCCAGGAAACAGTTTTGCTCCTGGGCACAGGCAGTTATGGAAACCCTTCGTGTCATTTGAACAGAATGATCAGCCGAAGAGTGGGGAAAATGGGTTAAATAAgggattttcttttatcttccatGAAGACTTACTAGGAGCTTGTGGCAACTTTCAAGTTGAAGATCCTGGACTTGAatactcattttcttcctttgactTAAGCAATCCATTTTCACAAGTTCTTCATGTAGAATGCTCATTTGAACCTGAAGGGATTGCATCTTTCAGCCCCAGTTTTAAACCGAAATCAATCCTCTGTTCTGATTCAGACAGTGAAGTGTTTCACCCCAGGATATGTGGTGTTGACAGAACACAATACAGGGCTATTCGGATCTCTCCTAGGACTCACTTTCGCCCAATTTCTGCATCCGAACTGTCCCCAGGAGGAGGAAGCGAGTCAGAATTTGAATCTGAGAAAGATGAAACAAATATTCCCATTCCTTCTCAAGTTGATATATTTGAAGATCCGCAGGCAGATCTCAAACCCCTGGAAGAAGATGCAGAGAAAGAAGGCCATTACTATGGAAAATCAGAGCTTGAGTCTGGAAAATTCCTTCCCAGGTTAAAAAAATCTGGGATGGAAAAGAGTGCTCAGACATCACTGGATTCCCAGGAGGAATCAACTGGGATTCTGTCAGTAGGAAAGCAAAATCAGTGTTTGGAATGTAGCATGAATGAATCCCTGGAAATAGATTTAGAAAGCTCAGAAGCAAATTGTAAAATAATGGCACAATGCGAGgaagaaattaataatttttgtggTTGCAAAGCAGGTTGTCAGTTTCCTGCTTATGAAGATAATCCAGTTTCTTCGGGACAGCTGGAAGAG attgggaagaaagaaaaagaggaaagaagcaaGATTCTACATCATACCACTACCATATTCCTTCGCTTTCTA TTCCCTGTATTGAACACTGATATGCAAGGAATGAATAGAAGTCAAGAAAAACAGACCTGGTGGGAAAAAGCCTTGTACTCTCCTCTTTTTCCTGCATCAGAGTGTGAAG
- the LOC115831736 gene encoding uncharacterized protein KIAA0232-like isoform X2 translates to MQSSGIETLVEELCSRLKDLQSKQEEKIHKKLEGSPSPEAELSPPAKDQVEMYYEAFPPLSEKPVCLQEIMTVWNKSKVCSYSSSSSSSTAPPASTDTSSPKDCNSESEVTKERSSEVPTTVHEKTQSKSKNEKENKFSNGTIEEKPALYKKQIRHKPEGKIRPRSWSSGSSEAGSSSSGNQGELKASMKYVKVRHKAREIRNKKGRNGQSRLSLKHGEKAERNIHTGSSSSSSSGSVKQLCKRGKRPLKEIGRKDPGSTEGRDLYMENRNDTEYKEEPLWYTEPIAEYFVPLSRKSKLETTYRNRQDTSDLTSEAVEELSESVHGLCISNNNLHKTYLAAGTFIDGHFVEMPAVINEDIDLTGTSLCSLPEDNKYLDDIHLSELTHFYEVDIDQSMLDPGASETMQGESRILNMIRQKSKENTDFEAECCIVLDGMELQGERAIWTDSTSSVGAEGLFLQDLGNLAQFWECCSSSSGDADGESFGGDSPVRLSPILDSTVLNSHLLAGNQELFSDINEGSGINSCFSVFEVQCSNSVLPFSFETLNLGNENTDSSANMLGKTQSRLLIWTKNSAFEENEHCSNLSTRTCSPWSHSEETRSDNETLNIQFEESTQFNAEDINYVVPRVSSNYVDEELLDFLQDETCQQNSRTLGEIPTLVFKKTSKLESVCGIQLEQKTENKNFETTQVCNESPHGDGYSSGVIKDIWTKMADTNSVATVEIERTDAELFSADVNNYCCCLDAEAELETLQEPDKAVRRSEYHLWEGQKESLEKRAFASSELSNVDGGDYTTPSKPWDVAQDKENTFILGGVYGELKTFNSDGEWAVVPPSHTKGSLLQCAASDVVTIAGTDVFMTPGNSFAPGHRQLWKPFVSFEQNDQPKSGENGLNKGFSFIFHEDLLGACGNFQVEDPGLEYSFSSFDLSNPFSQVLHVECSFEPEGIASFSPSFKPKSILCSDSDSEVFHPRICGVDRTQYRAIRISPRTHFRPISASELSPGGGSESEFESEKDETNIPIPSQVDIFEDPQADLKPLEEDAEKEGHYYGKSELESGKFLPRLKKSGMEKSAQTSLDSQEESTGILSVGKQNQCLECSMNESLEIDLESSEANCKIMAQCEEEINNFCGCKAGCQFPAYEDNPVSSGQLEEFPVLNTDMQGMNRSQEKQTWWEKALYSPLFPASECEGVFCL, encoded by the exons ATGCAGAGCTCTGGTATCGAGACTTTAGTGGAGGAGCTCTGCTCCAGACTGAAAGACCTTCAGAGTAAGCAAG AAGAGAAGATTCACAAAAAGTTAGAGGGGTCTCCCTCTCCAGAGGCAGAATTATCCCCTCCAGCAAAGGATCAAGTGGAAAT GTACTATGAAGCATTTCCACCACTTTCTGAGAAACCAGTTTGCCTGCAAGAAATCATGACTGTGTGGAACAAGTCTAAAGTCTGTTCTTACTCTAGCTCTTCTTCATCATCCACAGCCCCACCAGCTAGCACAGATACTTCCTCTCCTAAGGACTGCAACAGTGAAAGTGAAGTCACCAAGGAAAGAAGCAGTGAAGTACCCACCACTGTGCATGAGAAAACCCAGAGCAAAAGCAAAAAcgagaaggaaaacaaatttagTAATGGCACAATTGAAGAAAAGCCTGCTTTGTACAAAAAGCAAATCCGACATAAACCTGAAGGAAAGATTCGCCCTCGCTCATGGTCTTCTGGCTCCAGTGAAGCAGGCTCAAGTTCCAGTGGGAATCAGGGAGAATTAAAAGCATCCATGAAGTATGTTAAAGTAAGACACAAGGCACGAGAGATTCGAAACAAAAAAGGGCGGAATGGGCAAAGCAGGCTTTCTTTGAAGCATGGTGAGAAGGCTGAAAGAAACATTCATACTGGAAGTAGTAGCAGTAGCAGCAGTGGTTCTGTCAAACAGCTGTGCAAGCGGGGTAAGAGACCTTTAAAAGAAATCGGGAGAAAAGATCCTGGGAGCACTGAAGGAAGAGACCTGTACATGGAGAACAGAAATGACACAGAGTATAAAGAGGAGCCCTTGTGGTACACCGAGCCAATTGCTGAATATTTTGTTCCTCTGAGCAGAAAAAGTAAACTAGAGACCACATACCGAAACAGACAAGACACAAGTGATCTGACATCAGAGGCAGTGGAAGAATTGTCTGAATCAGTGCATGGTCTTTGTATCAGCAACAATAATCTTCATAAAACATACCTCGCAGCAGGTACTTTCATTGATGGTCATTTTGTAGAAATGCCTGCAGTTATAAATGAGGATATTGACCTCACTGGGACCTCATTATGTTCTCTACCAGAGGACAATAAATACCTAGATGATATTCATCTGTCAGAATTAACGCACTTCTATGAAGTGGATATTGATCAATCCATGTTGGATCCTGGTGCCTCAGAAACAATGCAAGGAGAAAGTCGGATTTTGAATATGATTCgacaaaaaagcaaagagaacacAGATTTTGAGGCAGAATGTTGCATAGTGTTAGATGGTATGGAGTTGCAAGGGGAACGTGCAATATGGACAGATTCTACCAGCTCCGTAGGTGCTGAGGGCTTATTCCTGCAGGACCTTGGCAATCTGGCTCAGTTTTGGGAGTGCTGTTCATCCAGCTCCGGTGATGCTGATGGGGAGAGTTTTGGAGGAGACTCTCCAGTTAGACTGTCTCCCATCTTAGACAGCACAGTGCTCAATTCACACCTGCTTGCTGGCAATCAAGAGCTCTTTTCAGATATTAATGAAGGATCTGGTATAAACTCTTGTTTTTCAGTGTTTGAAGTGCAATGCAGTAATTCtgttttaccattttcttttgaaacactCAACTTGGGAAATGAAAATACAGATTCTAGTGCTAATATGCTTGGGAAAACACAGTCTAGATTGCTAATATGGACCAAAAATAGTGCctttgaagaaaatgaacactGTTCTAATCTTTCAACAAGAACTTGTAGTCCGTGGTCCCATTCAGAAGAAACACGTTCAGACAATGAAACATTAAATATTCAGTTTGAAGAATCCACACAGTTTAATGCCGAAGATATTAATTATGTAGTTCCTAGAGTCTCGTCAAATTATGTAGATGAAGAACTTCTAGATTTTTTGCAAGATGAAACTTGCCAGCAAAACAGTAGAACTTTAGGTGAGATTCCTACATTAGTTTTCAAAAAAACATCTAAACTAGAATCCGTCTGTGGTATTCAGCtagaacaaaaaacagaaaacaaaaattttgaaactACACAAGTATGTAATGAAAGTCCACATGGAGATGGCTACAGCTCAGGGGTTATTAAAGACATTTGGACAAAGATGGCAGACACAAATTCTGTGGCTACAGTAGAAATAGAAAGAACTGATGCTGAGTTGTTTTCGGCAGATGTAAATAACTACTGCTGCTGTCTAGATGCTGAAGCTGAACTGGAGACCCTTCAGGAGCCTGATAAGGCTGTGCGGAGGTCAGAGTACCATCTGTGGGAGGGACAGAAAGAGAGCCTGGAGAAAAGAGCATTTGCTTCTAGTGAGCTATCAAACGTGGATGGTGGTGATTATACAACACCCTCTAAACCCTGGGATGTAGCCCAAGATAAAGAAAACACATTCATTCTTGGAGGAGTTTATGGAGAACTCAAAACCTTCAATAGTGATGGGGAATGGGCAGTCGTACCACCTAGCCACACAAAAGGAAGTCTGTTACAGTGTGCAGCTTCTGATGTTGTGACGATAGCTGGTACAGATGTCTTTATGACCCCAGGAAACAGTTTTGCTCCTGGGCACAGGCAGTTATGGAAACCCTTCGTGTCATTTGAACAGAATGATCAGCCGAAGAGTGGGGAAAATGGGTTAAATAAgggattttcttttatcttccatGAAGACTTACTAGGAGCTTGTGGCAACTTTCAAGTTGAAGATCCTGGACTTGAatactcattttcttcctttgactTAAGCAATCCATTTTCACAAGTTCTTCATGTAGAATGCTCATTTGAACCTGAAGGGATTGCATCTTTCAGCCCCAGTTTTAAACCGAAATCAATCCTCTGTTCTGATTCAGACAGTGAAGTGTTTCACCCCAGGATATGTGGTGTTGACAGAACACAATACAGGGCTATTCGGATCTCTCCTAGGACTCACTTTCGCCCAATTTCTGCATCCGAACTGTCCCCAGGAGGAGGAAGCGAGTCAGAATTTGAATCTGAGAAAGATGAAACAAATATTCCCATTCCTTCTCAAGTTGATATATTTGAAGATCCGCAGGCAGATCTCAAACCCCTGGAAGAAGATGCAGAGAAAGAAGGCCATTACTATGGAAAATCAGAGCTTGAGTCTGGAAAATTCCTTCCCAGGTTAAAAAAATCTGGGATGGAAAAGAGTGCTCAGACATCACTGGATTCCCAGGAGGAATCAACTGGGATTCTGTCAGTAGGAAAGCAAAATCAGTGTTTGGAATGTAGCATGAATGAATCCCTGGAAATAGATTTAGAAAGCTCAGAAGCAAATTGTAAAATAATGGCACAATGCGAGgaagaaattaataatttttgtggTTGCAAAGCAGGTTGTCAGTTTCCTGCTTATGAAGATAATCCAGTTTCTTCGGGACAGCTGGAAGAG TTCCCTGTATTGAACACTGATATGCAAGGAATGAATAGAAGTCAAGAAAAACAGACCTGGTGGGAAAAAGCCTTGTACTCTCCTCTTTTTCCTGCATCAGAGTGTGAAG